A window from Borrelia sp. P9F1 encodes these proteins:
- a CDS encoding endonuclease MutS2, with protein MQDKYLEKINFYQILSSVSSYVSITDTINLLNSQKILKNEEELNKVCFLVKVIKNLVETYDEYPNSYLKSIGDSISLLFKENSRVSIEEISNIIFFLQEVLRINFFLDKNEFKAKNENESLKALLFLDSSLRRLLEVLSGYIDTDELKIRRGVAKDYDEIDFELKNLDKRIEKQVKRIIALNSEYLTSTLVYYKSDRYTVALRASFKNKIKGNVISISSSGETFYIEPSEVVSENGRLAFLRLEKTRITLRILHTLSDEIRKQVVLLKELYNKFLYYDSLKARAIYGMKTRGIFPNIGSRLNILNARHPLIKNAKEINFCPLENKVVVITGPNAGGKTATLKTVALLSAMFQFGIPVPVDENSTFKIFDNIFIDIGDEQSIENSLSTFSSHMRNISCILIQATVDSLAVFDEFCSGTDTEQGQALAIAILEYLINISCYVIISTHYNSLKYFAYTHEGVINASMQMNLERMEPDYNLIFSLPGESFAFSVASNSSIHPDIILRAQEIYSSKKTEVNEIIERLTNKEREIYSLEEKLKGKLKLIELKEIELSGLQENIILKEKDMEETLLNEQKEFLNYSRRTLENLVREIKEGKVDLSKNKEFICNVTDRIAEKTSKVELLANEVASDAEFRVGDKVRVSNSSILGEIVGVTKKGFIVNTGVFNITVLSSNLDRVLAEKEVGNTSKRDFSFSLKYEDNELLGFTFDIRGMRVVEAIDFLSKKIDTMLISNVGKFEIIHGKGEGLLMAGVHEFLKSLKFVKKYYFSHPSDGGAGKTIVEI; from the coding sequence ATGCAAGATAAATATTTAGAAAAAATCAATTTTTATCAAATATTATCCTCAGTTTCTTCTTATGTTAGCATTACAGATACTATTAATCTTTTAAACAGCCAGAAAATACTGAAAAATGAAGAAGAGCTTAATAAAGTATGTTTTCTTGTTAAAGTAATTAAGAATCTCGTTGAAACTTATGATGAATATCCAAATTCTTATTTAAAGAGTATAGGCGATTCTATTAGTTTGCTTTTTAAGGAAAATTCGAGGGTGTCTATTGAAGAAATTAGTAATATTATTTTTTTTCTTCAAGAAGTTTTAAGAATAAATTTTTTCCTTGATAAGAATGAATTTAAAGCCAAGAATGAAAATGAAAGTTTGAAAGCTTTGTTGTTTCTAGATTCAAGTCTTAGGCGTTTGCTGGAGGTTTTGTCTGGGTATATTGATACTGATGAGCTTAAGATAAGGAGAGGCGTTGCTAAAGATTATGATGAGATTGATTTTGAGCTTAAAAATTTGGACAAAAGAATCGAAAAACAGGTAAAAAGAATAATAGCTTTAAATTCGGAATATTTAACATCAACCCTTGTTTATTATAAATCAGATAGATACACTGTTGCACTTAGAGCTAGTTTTAAAAATAAAATTAAGGGAAATGTGATATCTATTTCATCTTCCGGTGAGACATTTTATATTGAACCAAGTGAGGTAGTAAGTGAAAACGGTCGCTTGGCTTTTTTAAGGTTAGAAAAGACTCGCATAACTTTAAGAATACTGCATACGCTTTCAGATGAAATTCGAAAACAAGTTGTTCTTTTAAAAGAGCTTTATAATAAATTTTTATACTACGATTCTCTTAAGGCTAGGGCAATTTATGGCATGAAGACTCGAGGAATATTTCCCAATATTGGTTCTAGGCTTAACATCCTAAACGCACGCCATCCTCTAATAAAGAATGCAAAGGAAATAAATTTTTGTCCACTAGAGAATAAAGTTGTAGTTATTACGGGCCCTAATGCTGGTGGAAAGACTGCGACTTTGAAGACTGTTGCTCTGTTGAGTGCTATGTTCCAGTTTGGAATACCTGTTCCGGTTGATGAGAATAGTACTTTTAAGATTTTTGATAATATTTTCATCGATATTGGAGATGAACAATCAATTGAAAATTCGCTTTCAACGTTTTCAAGTCACATGAGGAACATTTCTTGTATTTTAATACAAGCAACGGTAGATAGTCTTGCGGTATTTGATGAATTTTGTTCTGGGACGGATACTGAGCAAGGACAAGCATTGGCAATAGCTATCCTTGAGTATTTAATTAACATTAGCTGTTATGTAATTATATCAACTCATTACAATTCTCTTAAGTATTTCGCATATACGCACGAAGGCGTTATTAATGCATCTATGCAGATGAATTTAGAAAGAATGGAGCCCGATTATAATTTGATATTTTCCCTTCCAGGGGAAAGTTTTGCCTTCAGTGTAGCAAGCAATTCTTCTATTCATCCTGATATTATACTCAGAGCCCAAGAGATTTATTCATCTAAGAAGACGGAGGTAAATGAAATAATTGAAAGACTTACGAATAAGGAGAGAGAAATATATTCGCTTGAAGAAAAATTGAAAGGGAAGCTTAAACTTATTGAACTTAAAGAGATTGAACTCAGTGGCCTACAGGAGAATATTATTCTTAAAGAGAAGGATATGGAAGAAACGCTTTTAAATGAGCAAAAAGAATTTTTAAATTATTCAAGGAGAACTTTAGAAAATTTGGTTAGAGAGATAAAAGAAGGAAAGGTCGATTTGAGCAAGAATAAAGAGTTTATTTGCAATGTTACAGACAGGATAGCGGAAAAGACGTCCAAGGTTGAACTTCTAGCTAATGAGGTTGCTAGTGATGCTGAATTTAGAGTGGGCGATAAAGTTAGGGTATCTAATTCAAGTATTTTAGGAGAAATAGTGGGCGTTACCAAAAAGGGATTTATTGTAAATACTGGTGTTTTTAATATTACAGTTTTGTCTTCTAATTTAGATAGGGTATTAGCTGAAAAGGAAGTTGGTAATACTTCAAAGAGAGACTTCAGCTTTTCTTTAAAGTACGAAGATAATGAGTTGTTGGGGTTTACTTTTGATATTAGAGGAATGAGGGTAGTTGAGGCCATAGATTTTTTGAGTAAGAAAATAGATACTATGCTAATAAGCAATGTTGGTAAATTTGAAATCATTCATGGCAAAGGGGAGGGTCTTCTTATGGCCGGTGTTCATGAGTTTTTGAAGAGCTTAAAGTTCGTTAAAAAGTATTATTTTTCTCATCCTAGTGATGGAGGGGCTGGGAAGACAATAGTAGAGATTTAA
- a CDS encoding V-type ATP synthase subunit E, producing MQFEVKDLISRIKKDGLEEADRLASEVVDNAKREAEAIVLKAENDARELKIRVEREISDYRRHALEASRQAVRDLIIGTEKGIKSLFENALKDSVSRSYDNNFISKLIVKVVDGWSRGDRIDVMLNESDLSDLLALLRAEVGEKLKGDVEVKPFKGINKGFKVQERDGSLHYDFTSETISDILFEYLNPRFKELIKVV from the coding sequence ATGCAATTTGAAGTTAAGGATTTGATAAGTAGGATTAAGAAGGATGGGCTTGAGGAAGCTGATAGGTTGGCTAGTGAGGTCGTTGATAATGCTAAGAGGGAAGCTGAGGCTATTGTTTTGAAGGCCGAGAATGACGCTAGGGAGTTAAAAATAAGGGTGGAGAGAGAAATTAGCGATTATAGGAGGCATGCTCTTGAGGCATCGCGCCAGGCGGTTAGGGATTTGATTATTGGTACTGAGAAAGGCATTAAGTCTTTGTTTGAAAACGCGTTAAAGGATTCTGTTTCTAGGAGTTATGATAATAACTTTATAAGCAAGCTTATTGTTAAGGTTGTAGATGGGTGGAGTAGAGGAGATAGGATAGATGTTATGCTTAACGAGTCTGATCTTTCTGATTTATTGGCTCTTCTGAGGGCAGAGGTGGGAGAGAAGCTTAAGGGAGATGTTGAAGTTAAGCCCTTCAAAGGGATAAACAAAGGATTTAAAGTCCAGGAAAGAGATGGTAGTCTGCATTATGATTTCACTTCGGAGACTATTTCTGACATCCTTTTTGAGTATTTAAATCCAAGGTTTAAGGAATTAATTAAGGTGGTTTAG
- the rsgA gene encoding ribosome small subunit-dependent GTPase A: MNDLKFEVLWGVNNIYSIIDVNTNLIYEGVIKGKILDVQNKEYSPLVPGDFVVGDVYDECKVYIKERLERKNIFWRYNRKADIRQIIVSNIDSILIVNSASLPEIKNSFIDRVLIVAEEQEITPIILINKVDEGVSSRVQTLIKVYEDLGYRVVQTSAITLQGIEELKSIVKSSKASFIGQSGVGKSSLINLVSLDAAQAINEISYKYARGRHTTVYAVAFHSDDGIVMDTPGIKEFGIETLDYLKLKHCFREFRDLNNLCRFNSCLHINEPNCFVAGQIGFKVSEARYKSYSKILEELRRYKSYAR, from the coding sequence TTGAATGACCTTAAATTTGAAGTTCTTTGGGGTGTAAACAATATTTATTCTATTATCGATGTTAACACCAATTTAATTTATGAAGGGGTTATTAAGGGCAAGATCTTGGATGTTCAAAATAAAGAATATAGTCCTTTAGTGCCTGGAGATTTCGTGGTAGGAGATGTTTATGATGAATGCAAGGTGTATATCAAGGAGAGATTAGAACGTAAGAACATTTTTTGGCGTTACAACAGAAAAGCTGATATCAGGCAAATTATTGTCTCAAATATTGATAGTATTTTGATTGTTAATTCTGCTAGCCTCCCTGAGATCAAGAATTCATTTATTGATAGGGTATTAATAGTTGCTGAAGAGCAAGAAATTACTCCGATTATTTTGATAAATAAAGTGGATGAGGGTGTAAGTAGTAGGGTTCAAACTTTGATTAAAGTTTATGAAGATTTAGGATATAGGGTTGTTCAAACTTCTGCTATTACTTTACAGGGTATTGAAGAATTAAAATCAATTGTTAAAAGCTCCAAAGCTTCTTTTATTGGACAATCTGGTGTGGGAAAATCTTCACTTATAAATTTAGTTAGTTTAGATGCGGCACAGGCTATAAATGAAATATCTTATAAATATGCTAGGGGAAGACACACTACGGTCTATGCTGTGGCTTTTCATTCAGATGATGGGATAGTAATGGATACTCCAGGTATTAAAGAGTTTGGGATTGAGACACTAGACTACTTAAAACTCAAACATTGTTTCAGAGAGTTTAGGGATTTGAATAATTTGTGTAGGTTTAATTCTTGTTTGCATATAAATGAGCCAAATTGCTTTGTAGCAGGTCAAATTGGATTTAAAGTTTCAGAAGCTAGATATAAAAGTTACTCAAAAATTTTAGAGGAGCTTAGGAGATATAAAAGCTATGCAAGATAA
- a CDS encoding V-type ATP synthase subunit A, translated as METRGKVVGVIGNLVTIEVVGTVAMNEVIFVKSAGKSLKAEVIRVRDGEIDAQVFEMTRGISVGDDIEFTNKLLTVELGPGLLTQVYDGLQNPLPELAAQCGFFLERGLYLRALDKKRKWNFKATASVGDVVTAGDYLGFVVEGTINHQIMVPFDRRDSYILVEIVEEGNYTIDDKIAVIENDAGDRHVVTMSFHWPVKIPITNYRERIIPSEPMVTQTRIIDTFFPVAKGGTFCIPGPFGAGKTVLQQVTSRNADVDIVIIAACGERAGEVVETLKEFPELTDPRTGKSLMERTCIICNTSSMPVAAREASVYTAITIGEYYRQMGLDVLLLADSTSRWAQAMREMSGRLEEIPGEEAFPAYLESVIASFYERAGIVVLRDGGVGSVTVGGSVSPAGGNFEEPVTQATLKVVGAFHGLTRERSDARKFPAISPLESWSKYGGVVEAEKTEYARSFLVKGNEVNQMMKVVGEEGISNADFLVYLKSELLDACYLQQNSFDSVDAAVSPERQNYMFNIIYNVLKSDFKFENKLEARNFVNELRQNILDMNLIPFKEERFNRLESALTGLIDSRKLNFRGVS; from the coding sequence ATGGAAACTAGAGGAAAAGTAGTAGGGGTAATTGGGAATTTGGTTACTATTGAGGTTGTTGGTACTGTTGCCATGAATGAGGTTATTTTTGTTAAGAGTGCCGGGAAGAGTTTGAAAGCTGAGGTAATTCGTGTTAGGGACGGGGAAATTGATGCTCAGGTGTTTGAGATGACTAGGGGAATTTCTGTTGGGGATGATATTGAGTTTACAAATAAGCTCTTAACAGTTGAGCTTGGACCTGGGCTTTTAACCCAGGTGTATGATGGGCTTCAGAATCCTTTGCCGGAGCTTGCGGCTCAATGTGGATTTTTTCTAGAAAGGGGTTTGTATTTAAGAGCTCTTGATAAGAAAAGGAAATGGAATTTTAAGGCAACTGCTAGCGTGGGGGACGTTGTTACTGCGGGTGATTATCTTGGGTTTGTTGTTGAGGGTACTATTAACCATCAGATAATGGTTCCGTTTGATAGAAGAGACTCTTATATTCTTGTGGAAATTGTTGAAGAGGGCAATTATACTATAGACGACAAAATAGCGGTTATTGAGAATGATGCTGGAGATAGGCATGTTGTGACTATGTCATTTCATTGGCCCGTTAAGATTCCTATTACGAATTATAGGGAGAGGATCATTCCTAGTGAACCCATGGTGACTCAAACAAGGATAATAGATACGTTTTTCCCAGTTGCAAAGGGTGGGACGTTTTGTATTCCTGGGCCTTTTGGTGCTGGTAAGACAGTCCTTCAGCAGGTTACGAGTCGTAATGCTGATGTTGATATTGTAATTATTGCTGCTTGTGGAGAAAGAGCAGGGGAGGTGGTGGAGACTCTTAAGGAGTTTCCTGAGCTAACAGATCCGAGGACAGGTAAGTCATTGATGGAGAGAACATGTATTATTTGCAATACGTCCTCTATGCCAGTTGCTGCGCGGGAGGCCTCGGTTTATACGGCTATTACTATCGGTGAATATTACAGACAGATGGGGCTTGATGTTCTTTTATTGGCAGACTCAACTTCGAGGTGGGCTCAGGCTATGAGAGAGATGTCAGGACGTCTTGAGGAAATTCCGGGGGAGGAGGCGTTTCCCGCTTATCTTGAATCTGTTATTGCATCTTTTTATGAGAGAGCAGGTATTGTTGTTTTAAGAGATGGTGGTGTTGGTTCTGTGACTGTGGGTGGTTCTGTAAGTCCTGCTGGGGGTAATTTTGAAGAGCCGGTGACTCAGGCGACTTTAAAGGTTGTGGGGGCATTTCATGGTCTTACAAGAGAGAGGTCGGATGCTAGGAAGTTTCCAGCTATTAGTCCTCTTGAATCTTGGAGTAAATATGGGGGGGTTGTCGAGGCGGAGAAGACAGAATATGCAAGATCATTTTTGGTTAAGGGTAATGAGGTGAATCAAATGATGAAGGTTGTTGGTGAGGAAGGGATAAGTAATGCTGACTTTTTGGTTTATTTGAAGTCGGAGCTTTTGGATGCATGCTATTTACAGCAAAATTCTTTTGATAGTGTTGATGCGGCGGTGAGTCCGGAGCGACAGAATTATATGTTTAATATAATTTACAATGTTTTAAAGTCGGATTTTAAATTTGAGAATAAGCTAGAGGCTAGAAATTTTGTTAATGAGTTAAGGCAAAATATTTTAGATATGAACCTCATACCCTTTAAAGAAGAAAGGTTTAATAGATTGGAATCTGCTTTAACGGGTTTAATCGATTCTAGGAAATTAAATTTTAGAGGTGTTAGTTAA
- a CDS encoding DUF2764 family protein, whose translation MLSPYYYVLSSLPYLDIKSGNVWGVSDFFKNVENALGRQDFVFLKNLSEFGPARGSLGVVDCFLDFEEKMKCALACIRAEKLGLPRDVYLESSYFSGYFLGLLKVICLKETPFEVELGLDMLKWQFLTDLEVGNEFNFERLVIYFLKLMLVSRRNLFVDEIGERNFADICQQLRIDYE comes from the coding sequence ATGCTAAGTCCGTATTACTATGTTCTGTCGTCGTTGCCTTATCTTGATATAAAGAGTGGTAATGTGTGGGGTGTGTCAGATTTTTTCAAAAATGTTGAAAACGCTTTGGGTCGACAAGATTTTGTCTTTTTGAAAAATTTGTCAGAGTTTGGTCCTGCCAGAGGAAGCTTGGGAGTTGTTGATTGTTTTCTTGATTTTGAGGAAAAAATGAAATGTGCATTAGCCTGTATTAGAGCCGAAAAGTTGGGGCTGCCAAGGGATGTTTATTTGGAGTCTTCTTATTTTTCAGGTTATTTCTTAGGACTTTTAAAAGTTATTTGTCTTAAGGAAACTCCTTTTGAGGTGGAATTAGGGCTTGATATGTTGAAGTGGCAATTTTTGACAGATCTTGAAGTGGGGAATGAATTTAACTTTGAAAGGTTGGTGATCTACTTTTTGAAATTAATGTTAGTCTCAAGAAGGAACCTGTTTGTGGATGAGATAGGCGAGAGAAATTTTGCAGATATTTGTCAACAATTAAGAATTGATTATGAATAA
- a CDS encoding V-type ATP synthase subunit B, translating to MKRVYSKIESIVGNVITVTACDVKYGELAIVKTKDMSSLAEVIKLDRDKVSLQVYNGTRGVSTADQIKFLGHPMRVAFSENLLGRVFDGAGNPKDGGPSLEDNLIEIGGPSANPAKRIIPRNMIRTGLPMIDVFNTLVESQKLPIFSVSGEPYNELLLRIALQAEVDLIVLGGMGLKNDDYLTFKDSLEKGGALGRTIFFVHMANDSVVESLTVPDISLAVAEKFALQGKKVLVLLTDMTNFADAMKEIAITMEQVPSNRGYPGDLYSQLASRYEKAIDFEGAGSITVLAVTTMPGDDVTHPVPDNTGYITEGQYYLRGGRIEPFGSLSRLKQMVNGKTRDDHRVIMDSMIKLYASSRESMEKKAMGFNMTEWDEKLLKYSGMFEGKLMDLSVNIPLEEALDLGWEILSSCFEPRETGIKTELVEKYWPKKEA from the coding sequence ATGAAAAGGGTATACAGTAAGATAGAGTCTATTGTAGGGAATGTGATAACTGTTACGGCGTGCGATGTCAAGTATGGGGAACTTGCTATTGTAAAGACGAAGGATATGAGTTCTTTAGCTGAGGTTATTAAATTGGATAGGGATAAGGTTTCTCTTCAGGTCTACAATGGAACAAGGGGTGTCTCGACTGCAGATCAAATTAAGTTTTTAGGGCATCCGATGCGGGTTGCATTTTCTGAGAATTTGCTTGGCAGAGTTTTTGATGGAGCTGGAAATCCAAAGGACGGAGGGCCTAGTCTTGAGGATAATTTGATTGAAATTGGAGGGCCCTCTGCTAATCCGGCTAAGCGGATTATTCCTAGGAATATGATACGGACGGGACTTCCGATGATAGATGTATTTAATACCCTTGTTGAATCGCAAAAGTTGCCGATATTTTCTGTATCTGGGGAGCCTTATAATGAACTGCTTTTAAGGATAGCTCTTCAGGCTGAAGTTGATTTGATTGTTCTAGGGGGGATGGGGCTTAAGAATGATGATTATTTAACTTTCAAAGATTCTCTTGAGAAGGGAGGAGCGTTGGGCAGAACCATATTTTTTGTTCATATGGCTAATGATTCTGTTGTTGAGTCTTTAACTGTTCCTGATATTTCTCTTGCTGTTGCTGAGAAGTTTGCCCTTCAAGGGAAAAAGGTTTTGGTATTGTTGACTGATATGACTAATTTTGCTGATGCCATGAAAGAAATTGCTATTACTATGGAGCAGGTTCCTTCTAATAGGGGTTATCCCGGTGATTTGTATTCACAGCTTGCATCTCGGTACGAGAAGGCTATTGATTTTGAGGGGGCTGGGTCTATTACTGTACTTGCGGTTACTACTATGCCTGGGGATGATGTTACTCATCCAGTGCCTGATAATACAGGGTATATTACCGAGGGGCAGTATTATTTAAGGGGAGGCAGGATTGAGCCTTTTGGATCTCTTTCAAGGCTTAAGCAGATGGTTAATGGTAAGACGAGGGATGATCACAGGGTAATTATGGATTCAATGATTAAGCTTTATGCATCTTCAAGGGAATCTATGGAAAAAAAGGCTATGGGATTTAATATGACAGAGTGGGATGAAAAGCTACTTAAGTATAGTGGTATGTTTGAGGGCAAATTGATGGATTTGTCTGTTAATATTCCTTTAGAAGAGGCCTTAGATTTAGGGTGGGAGATACTCTCTAGTTGTTTTGAGCCGAGGGAGACTGGAATTAAGACAGAGCTTGTAGAGAAGTATTGGCCCAAAAAAGAGGCTTAG